In Sideroxyarcus emersonii, one DNA window encodes the following:
- the alr gene encoding alanine racemase translates to MSRPIQARIDLSALQNNLRVVRRAASSRIMAVIKANAYGHGLLRAAEALAEAEGFAMLDVRDAVALREAGFRQTLLLLEGFFKADELPLLAEYELASVIHSPQQLAMLDAFPRRNALQVWLKVNTGMNRLGFTPEQFPAVMEKLKRHPAVREIVLMTHFAHADEPEGIAEQLERFRGLTDAYRMPRSLANSAALLRYPSSHSEWVRPGIMLYGASPFAGTGAQQFGLRPVMTLNSEIISVRELKAGDRVGYAGLFCADRAMRIATVACGYADGYPRHAPTGTPILVNGQRTRTLGRVSMDMLSVDLSEVADAVVGSPVTLWGEGLPVEEVATAAGTISYELMCALTARVPVTAA, encoded by the coding sequence ATGTCCCGCCCGATACAAGCCCGCATCGACCTTTCCGCATTGCAAAACAATCTGCGCGTGGTGCGGCGTGCCGCATCCAGCCGCATCATGGCGGTCATCAAGGCCAATGCCTATGGCCACGGCCTGCTGCGAGCGGCGGAGGCGCTGGCCGAAGCGGAGGGTTTCGCGATGCTCGATGTGCGCGATGCAGTCGCCTTGCGCGAAGCGGGTTTCCGGCAAACCCTGCTGCTGCTGGAAGGCTTCTTCAAGGCGGACGAGTTGCCGCTGCTGGCCGAATACGAACTGGCCAGCGTCATCCACAGTCCGCAGCAGCTTGCCATGCTCGATGCCTTCCCGCGCCGCAACGCCTTGCAGGTTTGGCTCAAGGTGAATACCGGCATGAACCGTCTGGGGTTCACGCCGGAACAGTTTCCGGCCGTGATGGAGAAATTGAAGCGGCATCCCGCTGTGCGTGAGATCGTGCTGATGACGCATTTTGCCCATGCCGACGAGCCGGAAGGCATCGCGGAACAGCTGGAGCGTTTCAGGGGACTGACAGACGCTTATCGCATGCCGCGCTCGCTGGCGAATTCCGCAGCGCTGCTGCGTTATCCTTCTTCGCACAGCGAATGGGTGCGTCCCGGCATCATGCTTTACGGCGCATCGCCGTTCGCCGGCACCGGCGCGCAACAGTTCGGCCTGCGCCCGGTGATGACGCTGAATAGCGAAATCATCTCGGTACGCGAACTGAAGGCCGGCGACCGGGTCGGTTATGCGGGGCTGTTTTGCGCCGACCGGGCGATGCGCATCGCGACAGTGGCCTGCGGTTATGCCGACGGTTACCCGCGCCATGCGCCGACGGGAACGCCGATCCTGGTGAACGGGCAGCGCACGCGCACGCTGGGACGGGTATCGATGGACATGCTGAGCGTCGACCTGAGCGAGGTGGCAGATGCGGTTGTGGGCAGCCCAGTCACCTTGTGGGGAGAGGGCCTGCCGGTGGAGGAGGTGGCCACTGCGGCGGGAACCATCAGTTACGAGCTGATGTGCGCGTTGACGGCGCGCGTGCCGGTGACGGCAGCCTAG